The Corallococcus silvisoli genome contains the following window.
GCGGTGCACGAATTGGAGCGCCGCTTCCTCGCCACGTGGCGGATGATGTTCCGCGACCGCCTGAGCCGCCTTCGCCGGCGGATCCGCGGCGGGGCCCCCGCGGCGGCGCCCGTGTCTCGAAAAGGTGACGTGGGGCTGGCGGTGCTGTCCAGCCGCCGCAGCATCCACCGCGCCTATCTGCACGCCATCCAGCGCGCCCGGGCGAGCGTGCTCATCGCCGCGGGCTACTTCGTGCCGGACCGGCGCATGGTGGCCGCGCTCAAGGACGCGGCGAAGCGGGGCGTGGAGGTGCGCCTGCTGCTCAACGGCGGCAAGAGCGACCACCCCTTCCTGGAGCACGCCACGCGCGCCTTCTACGAGCCCCTGATGGACGCCGGCATCCGCATCTTCGAGTGGCGCCGGGGCGTGCTCCACGCGAAGACAGCGGTGGTGGACGGCGTTTGGGGCACCATCGGTTCCTTCAACCTGGAACGGCTGTCGCTGGCCTTCAACCACGAGGTCAACGCGGTGTTCGCGGATCCCCGGCTGGGGGCCACCCTGGAGGACTCGTTCCGCCTGGATTGCGGCCACTGTCGCGAGGTGGACCTGGCCGAGTTCCGCCGCCGGCCCCTCTGGCAGAAGGCCGTGGAGCGCGTGCTGTACTTCTTCCGGAAGGTCCTCTGAGCGGGGCCGTAAGCCCGGGGTCCGAGCCAAGCGTCCGCCGCCTTCAACGCAGTGCAGGAACCCTTTGCATGCCGGGGGTGACACGCCTAGAAGTTGCCTCATTCCGGCACGGAAGGACGGCAACGCACATGACGGACAGTTTCGGCACCAAGGCCAAGCTCAAGGTGGGCTCGGCCTCCTATGAATTCTTCAGCCTGGCCACGCTGGCGAAGGCCCACCCGGCGGTCAACCGCCTCCCGTTCTCGCTGAAGGTGCTGCTGGAGAACCTGCTGCGCAACGAGGACGGCCGCGTCGTCAAGCGCGAGCACATCGAGAAGATGCTCGCCTGGGACCCCAAGGCCGCCCCGGAGACCGAAATCTCGTTCCACCCCGCGCGCGTGCTGCTCCAGGACTTCACCGGCGTGCCCGCCGTCGTGGACATGGCAGCCATGCGCGAGGCGCTCGCCGCCATGGGCGGTGACCCGGCGAAGATCAACCCGCGCAACCCGGCGGACCTGGTCATCGACCACTCGGTGCAGATCGACTCCTTCGCCACCACCGCGGCCTTCAAGGAGAACGCGGAGCTGGAGTTCGAGCGCAACCGCGAGCGCTACGCCTTCCTGCGCTGGGGCCAGAGCGCGTTCAAGGGCTTTGGCGTGGTGCCGCCGGACATCGGCATCTGCCACCAGGTGAACCTGGAGTTCCTGGCGCAGGTGACGTTCCGCCAGGGCAGCACCGTGTACCCGGACACGCTCGTGGGCACCGACAGCCACACGACGATGATCAACGGCCTGGGCGTGGTGGGCTGGGGCGTGGGCGGCATCGAGGCGGAGGCCGCGCTGCTGGGCCAGCCCATCACGATGCTGATTCCGCAGGTGGTGGGCTTCAAGCTCACCGGCAAGCTGCCCGCGGGCGCCACCGCCACGGACCTGGTGCTCACGGTCACGCAGATGCTCCGCAAGAAGGGCGTGGTCGGCAAGTTCGTGGAGTTCTACGGCGAGGGCCTGAAGAACCTGTCCCTGCCGGACCGCGCCACCATCGCGAACATGGCCCCGGAGTACGGCGCCACCATCGGCTTCTTCCCCGTGGACGAGGAGAGCTGCAACTACCTGCGCTTCACCGGCCGCCCGGATGACGTCGTCGCGCTGACGGAGGCGTACGCGAAGGAGCAGGGCCTGTGGTTCAACGCCGGCGCCGAGGAGCCCCTCTTCAGCGACACGCTGGCGCTGGACCTGGCCGCCGTGGTGCCCAGCCTCGCGGGCCCCAAGCGCCCGCAGGACCGCGTGCCCCTGAAGGACATGAAGGCCGGCTACGAGTCGTCGCTCGTGGAGATGCTGTCCGCCGGCAAGAGCAAGGGCGAGGACGACGAGGGCCCCAAGGGCGGCGCCAAGGCCCCCGCGGCCCCGGTGCCCCCGGAGCGGCTGGCCCAGACCGTCACCGTGAAGGCGGGCAAGCAGAGCTACCAGGTGGGCCACGGCGCGGTGGTCATCGCGTCCATCACCTCCTGCACCAACACGTCCAACCCGGCGGTGCTGGTGGCCGCGGGCATCCTGGCGAAGAACGCGGTGGAGAAGGGCCTCAAGCCGCAGCCCTGGGTGAAGACGTCGCTGGCCCCGGGCAGCCGCGTCGTCACCGAGTACCTGCGTGACGCGGGCCTGCTGCCCTACCTGGAGGCCGTGGGCTTCCACGTCGTGGGCTACGGCTGCACCACCTGCATCGGCAACTCCGGCCCGCTGCCGGAGCCGGTGTCCAACGCGGTGGTGGAGGGCGACCTCGTGGTGGCCGCGGTGCTGTCCGGCAACCGCAACTTCGAGGGCCGCATCAACCCGCACGTGCGCATGAACTACCTGGCCAGCCCCCCGCTCGTGGTGGCGTACGCGCTGGCCGGTGAAGTGGGCCGCGACCTGGACACGGAGCCGCTGGGCACGGACCCCAACGGCCGCCCGGTGTTCCTCAAGGACATCTGGCCGTCCAACGAGCAGATCAAGGAGACCATCCGCACCGCGGTGAAGCCGGAGCAGTTCCGCAGCCAGTACGCCAACGCCATGGAAGGCGACACGCTCTGGCAGCAGCTCCAGGTGAGCAAGGGCTCCACGTTCCAGTGGGACGCCAAGTCCACCTACGTGCGCAAGCCGCCCTTCTTCGAGAACCTCCCGAAGGAGCCCAAGGCCGTCCAGGACATCAAGGGCGCGCGCGTGCTGGCGCTGCTGGGTGACTCCGTCACCACGGACCACATCTCCCCCGCGGGCAACATCGCCAAGACGAGCCCGGCGGCGAAGTACCTGATGGCGGAGGGCGTGGAGCCCAAGGACTTCAACTCCTACGGCGCCCGCCGCGGCAACCACGAGGTGATGGTGCGCGGCACCTTCGCCAACATCCGCCTGAAGAACCTGCTGGTCCCCGGCGTGGAGGGCGGCGTCACGGTGCACATCCCCACCCGCGAGCGGATGAGCATCTACGACGCGTCCATGAAGTACCAGGCGGACGGCACGCCCCTGGTGGTGCTGGCGGGCGCCGAGTACGGCACCGGCTCCAGCCGCGACTGGGCGGCCAAGGGCACGCAGCTGCTGGGCGTGAAGGCCGTCATCGCCAAGAGCTTCGAGCGCATCCACCGCTCCAACCTCGTGGGCATGGGCGTGCTGCCCCTGCAGTTCGAGGCGGGCCAGGACGCGCAGTCGCTGGGCCTCACCGGCCACGAGACGTTCGAAATCACCGGCATCGCGGACGGGCTGGCGCCGCAGAAGAAGCTCACCGTGAAGGCCACCGGTGAGAACGGCACCCGCGAGTTCACGGCGCTGTGCCGCATCGATACGCCGAACGAGCTCGACTACTACCGCAACGGCGGCATCCTCCAGTTCGTGCTCCGCCAGCTCGCCAAGGCGTAGCGCGCGACACGGAGTCGGTGGTTCGCGGCCCGGCCGCCCTCGCATCCGGAGGGTCGCCGGGCCGTCGTCGTTCCTACGGCGCGCCTTCCGCGCGCAGGCGCGTCCAGGCGGCCACGTAGCGCGACAGGCGCTCCGCGTCCTTGGGCGTGACGTCCTTCAGCCGGCGCACGTCCATGTTGTCCTCCAGGTCCGCCAGCTTCACGCGGCGGGCCAGGGGGTGGGGACGCAGCCGTTCGATGAAGGCCTCGTAGCTTTCGCCGTCGCGCTTCGTGAGGCAGTCCAGCGCGGACAGCACGTCCTCCGCGTAGCCCATGCCGCGCAGGCGCTCCAGCGTGTAGGGCGTGTCCTCCACCACGTCGTGGAGGACGGCCACGGTGCGCTCCGCGTCCGAAGCCAGGCGCAGCATCACCCGCAGCGGGTGGAGGATGTAGGGTTGTCCGGCCTTGTCGCGCTGACCCTGGTGCGCGGCCACCGCCAGGGCGATGGCGTCTTCGAGCGTGGGCATGGGCCCCAGCTTCGCACGCCTGGAGGGCGGGGGCTTCAGCGGTTCAGGTTGCCGGAGCCCGTGCCGCCCGCCGTCTGCGCCGTGTAGGCCTGACCGCCGCCGTTGTACTGGAGGATGCCCTCCACGGCGAGGCCGGTGGGGTCCAGCGTGTTGGCGTTGCCCCGGCGCGGAATCAGCGTCTCGCTGATGCACAGCGCGCCCACCACCACCTGCTGATCATTGTCGCGGTTCCACTCGGGCGGGAGCGGCTTGAACTCGTCCTCGTTGTCCCGGATGTAGAGGTACACGTCGTCCTTGCCGTCGCCGTCCAGGTCCGCGAACAGCGCGGGGTTGGCCGTCTTGATGGCCGCGCGCCCGCCTGGTGTGCGCGGATCCGCGGGCGCCGGGTTGGTGGGCGAGGCGACCGGGTCGTAGACGGACGGCATGCTCAGGAAGGTGTTCCACTGGGCGTAGTTGCGGCCGAAGTAGCCGCGCGCCAGTTGCAGGCCGCTCTCCGCGCAGCCCTGCCGCTGGCCGGTGCGGCTGTAGGAGACGGCGCGGGTGCGCTCGCTGCCGGCGTAGGCCATGACGCCGGCCACCAGGCCCAGCAGCACGGTGACGAGCAGCACGACGAGCAGCAGCGTGGCGCCGCGGGGGGAACGGGAGTGGGGGCGCGGGGACATGAAGGGGCTCACAGGCTGGCCGAGGCCAGGTTGGGCAGCTCGGCCCGGCGCGAGAAGAGGCTGCGGAAGTAGCCATCCGCGGGAGCCAGGGCGGGGGTGTGGTTCTCCACCGCGATGGGCAGGTCCTCGGAGAGCACCGCCTGGTTCTGCGTGTCGCGGCGGGGCGTGCGGCCGGTGGCCACCACGCTGATGCGCACGGAGCGCAGGCCCGGCGTGTACTCGGGCTTGAGGCCGTTCTGGAAGTCGTAGCGGACGGGGTCGCCCGTGTTCGAGGCGTCGATGCCGAAGGCCACCTGGAAGTCCTCCACGAAGTCCTGCACCACCACCGGGTCGCTCATGTCCGTGAAGGGCCGCCCCGCCACGTCGGTGCCGGGCCTGCCCTCCGCGCGCATCAGCGCCTTGCGGCCGTTGACGGGGTTGCGCCCGATGAAGAAGTGCAGCAGCCGCACCGGGTACACCAGGTCGCCGCGCTGGAAGCCGCCCTTGTGGGGCGCGTTGGAGAAGCCCGGCACGCCGGTCTCCGCGTAGTTCACCGTGGCCGTGGGAGGGGTGCTGCTCACCGCCGCCTGGGTGAGCAGCGCGGCGCTCTTCATGTTGCTGGCCACCATCATCGGGTTGGCGGGCGCGGCGCCGCTGGGGGCGCCCACGCAGTTGACCTGCAGGGCCCCGGTGCCCGGCTGCACCACCGTCATCGCCGCGCCGGGCGCGCAGTCGCGGCCCAGGTAGTTGCGGTCCGGCACCACCAGCCACAGGTCGTCGCTGCCGTCCATGCCCGGCGCGTTGCCGGAGGTGGTGGCGGCGAGCACGCCCGCGCCGGCGCCGTCCCCGCCGAAGACGGGGTTGATGCGCTGGGGAATGCCCCCGGACACCACCCAGAGGCCCTCGGACATGCCCGCCCCGGCCTGACGCACCGCGGACAGCAGCGTCTCACCCGCGAGGCGCGCGTTGTCGTGGCTGTCCGCCACGTGCTCCGTGTTGTGCACCACGCGCCCGCCCGCGAGCAGCAGGGCCGCGGCGGCCGCGAGCACGATGGCGGCGAGCGCCGCGGCCACCATCGTCTCCAGCAGGGTCATGCCTCGCGTCCGGGCTCCGTTCGGGGTCCTCATTGGACGAACACCTCGCTGTGGACGATGGCGCGCTCCACGCTGTCGCCCTTGCGGTACGCGCGCGTCCAGAAGGTGAAGGGCAGCGCGCCCGCGGGCACCATCGCCTGGGCCGCGGGGGGCAGGTCGCGAGGCAGCCCCTTCGTCACCAGCACCTCCCGGCAGTAGACGTCGCGGGGGAGGACCGCGTCCGGGGTGGTGGCGGCGCAGGGCGTGCCGGCCGCCACGTCCAGGGCCGGCTCCACCTGTCCCGTGGGCCGCACGCGGAAGTAGGCGCCGGTGCCCACGTCGCCGGCCTGCGGCAGGCTGGGGTCCAGCTGCCAGGGCGCCGTGCCCAGGGCCAGCTGCGGAGGGAAGAGCGCGGGCGCGGTGACGGCCTGGTTCGCGAGGTCCGCCTTGGACGCGAGCCACAGCCGCTGCACGCGTGCCTCCAGCAGCATGCGCCGGCCCTGGAGCACCTGGCCGTCCTTCACGTCGCGCGTGGCGGCCACCATGCCCATCACGGCGCCCACGGCGGCCAGCGCCAGGACGCTCATGGAGATGAGGACCTCCAGGATGCCGCTGCCCCGCCGCGAGGCGGATGGGGGAGGGGGCCTCATTCGAAGAACCTCTGGCTCCAGTTGAGGAGCTGGTAGAGCACGCCGTTCTCGCCGTTCACGGAGTCCTTCGCGTTGGGGCTGGAGGCGCCCGCGTTGGTGGTGTTGTCGATGCGCGTGACGCGCAGGGCGCTGACCTCCGCGCCAACCACGTAGTCCTGGGACGTGCCGCCGTTGTCGCGGTGGTAGACGGCCACGCCGCCGTAGTTGGCCAGCGATGATCCGCTCATGGGGGTGATGGCCCGCTGGGACGTCCCGGTGTTGCCCAGGTCGATGCTGTACGTGCGGCCCCGGACGGAGGCGCTGAGCAGCATGGGGTCGTTGATGGACTCCTCCGCGGTGCTGAAGTACGCGGTGCGCCCGGCGATGGTGATGTTGCCGTAGACGTGCTCCGGGGCGGAGAAGATGAGCGGGAAGGGCGAGGGCTCCTGGAGCACGCCGTAGCTGGTCGCCTCCGAGTGGGCCAGGCCCGCGGAGAGGGGCGCGCCGTCCAGCCGCCTGCCGTCCATGCCCAGCGGCAGCCGCAGCTCCGGATCCAACAGCAGGGCGTGGAAGCGGCCCGCCACCGAATCCGGCACCCAGTCCATGCCGGCGGTGCCCACCAGCGCCACGGTCTTGCCCTTGTACGGGCCGAAGGCGGAGGCGTTCGTCGCGTCGCGGGGGATGCGCGCCAGCCCCACGTTGGTGCTGATGGGCTGGCTGGTGGCGGGCAGCCCGCCGATGTTCATCGCGGCGTACTTGCAGGGCGCGGCCTCACTGCACGCGGGGCCCATGCGCGCCACGTTGACGTTGATGCCGGTGGACGCGTCCAGCTCCCAGAGCCGGCCCTCCATGTCGCCCACGTAGAGGCGCGCGGCGCCGTTCAGGTCCTGCGCCACGGTGGGCGCGGCGGGCGCGCTGTTGTCCACGGAGGTGGAGTAGGGCTTCTGCCACTGCCAGAGCTTCTGACCGGTGGCCACGTCGATGGCGAACACCTGCACGCCCTTGGCGGCCGAACCCGGCGAGCCCGCCACGGGCGGCGCGCCGGAGCTGCTGGAGGCGACGAAGACCGCGTAGACGGGCTCCATGCCCAGCCGGCCCACGCCCACGGACAGGCCCCGGGAGCCGCCCAGGCCGCTGTAGTCATAGAGGCCGCTCGGCTGCCGGCCGGCGTCGGCGCGGGGCGGCAGCTGGAAGGCGCTGGTGTCCTCGTCCCAGGTGTACGTCCAGTCCATTCCGCCCTGGCCCCGGTCCGCGAGCGCCACCGCCGAGTGCGGCGCGCTGGACGTCGCGTAGTGGCTGCCCACCAGGTGCCACAGCAGCACCGGCTTGAGCGGGTTGGTGACGTCCAGGGCGAACAGGTCCCGGCCCGTCTGGCCCACGTTGGCCACCAGCACGGTGTGCCACTCGCGGCGGCCCGTGCCCACGAAGTCCGCGAACACGTCGAACACGGCGGGCGCGCTGTTCACCCGCGCGGTGTTGTTGCGCAGCCCCACCAGCTGCGTGGCGGGCAGGAAGCTCCACAGCTCCGTGCCGGGCGCGGGCGGAGTGCCGGAGCGGAAGCGCTGGGCGAAGTCCGTCTTGAAGCGCAGGGTGGCGTCCGGGTTGGGGAACTGGAGGTTCTCCAGGGGGCCGTTGTAGCGCGCGCCGCCGGACACGTAGAAGGCGTGCAGCTGGCCGTCCAGGCCCGCCGCGTAGGCCACGGTGGGCCTGGGATTGTCGCGGTCCAGGACGTGGGCGCTGGCGGGCACCACCACGGGCGACGAGTGGATGAAGCCGCCCAGGTGCGCCCGGTTGTCCGCGGCGTCGTTGTTGCACTGCGAGTTGCTGGGCTCGAGGATGGGCGTCTCGCCGGCGCCGTCCCGGCCGGACACCGTGGCGTAGCAGTAGCCGCGCACCCGCTGGAGCATCATCGCCACCGCGTTGAAGTCGGTGGTGAGCTGGATCTTGTTGACCACCTCATTGGTCAGGCCGAAGTCCGTGCCGCCCAGCTGGGGCGAGTACTGCGTCGCCTGCTGCAGGTCGCAGATGCCGTCGCTGCCCCTCACGAAGTCGAAGCGGAAGGTGCCGTCGCGCGACGTGGCGCGGCTGAGCTTGAGCACGTCCACGCAGCCGGGGTTGGGGGAGGCGCCGAAGTTCTTGTTGATGCGCGTGCCGGAGACCTCCTCTGGCACCCAGCCCACCTGCAGGACCCCGTGCGGCGCGGAGCGGTTGGCCCCCAGCGGCGGGTTCACCGTCACCTCGCCGCCGAAGTACGTGAAGAGGTTGCGCTCCCCTGGCGCGGGCATGCGCGCGTCCGCGTTCCACAGGGTGCCGTCCGACAGCGAGTTGTCCCCCACGGAGAGCGCATCCCCGCCGATGAGGGAGTGCGCGCGCAGCGTGCCCGGGTAGTAGGGGAACACCCAGTGCGAGCCCTGCGCGGGGGTGTACGTGTCCGCGCCGGGGGGATAGCCCGTCACCGCGTTGTACGAGGTCTTGAACAGCACGGCGCGCGACCCGTTGGTGTCGCTGCCGTTGGTGTCGTCCAGCGCCACCGGGGCGGACACGGTGCGCTCGCTCTGCAGCGGTTCGGAGCCCAGGTTGAGCAGCGTGTTGAGCACGACGCGCGTGCCCGCGACGCTTCCCTTGAAGTCGTGGCCCGCCAGATAGACGATGGTCGCCTTCTGCGGATCATTGTCCTTCTGGTTGAAGGAGAAGAAGTCGTGGCCGCGCTGGGCGTTCGCGGCCACCTGCGTCGCGTTGTCGTAGCGGTCCCCGGGCGCGTACTGCGTCCAGCTCACCGCCAGCCGCCGCACGCCATCCTTGTAGGGCGTCTTGTAGTTCTCCGTGTGGCCCGCCACGTTGTTGAAGCGGAAGTCGCCCATCTGGGAGAAGGGGTCGCCCGGGTTGGGGTAGAGGACGCACGCGGGCCGGGGCGAGGACTCGGTGCGGTAGTCCGGGTCCGTGCAGTTGCGGCCGTTCCAGGTCGCGCCATTGGTGAGCAGGTTCCTCTCGAAGACGCCGTCGCCCTGGAAGCGCGAGGACTGCACCAGGGCGCCGTCCGGACGGTAGGTGCGCTCGTAGGACCAGATGCTGGCGCACTCCGCGAAGAGGCCGTTGCCGCGCTGGTTGGTGAAGAACGCGATGTTGTTGAGGACGTTCTCCGCCTGGTTGGTAGCGCCATCCCCGTTGCGGCTGTACTCGGAGCGGGTGCTGTCGCCAATCTCCCAGTGCGGCGCCCAGAACACGCGGTAGCGCGGGCGCTGCGTGGTGGCGTCCACGGCGTTGAGCAGGCCGTGGGGGAAGCTCGCGGTGGAGATGAGGTCCGCGTTGGCGTGGAGCGCGTCGTAGATGAGGCCGGGCCGTCCCCGGTTGAGGTTGCACGTGGTGGTGGTGCCCTGGGGGCATCCGCCCGCGCCCTCGAAGTCCAGGCCGGCGTTGCGCAGGTAGTCGTCCAGCATGCCGCCCTTCACGTACGAGCTGTCGCGGGCGTCGTGGTCGTGGCGGTCCAGCAGGGCGATCTTCGGGGGCACGCGGTTGAGGCGCCGGCCAATGGGGGCGTTGAACTCAATGGTGGCCTGGTGCATGCGCACGTAGAAGCAGCCGCTGTTGTTGCGGAAGGTGTCGCAGCTGCACGTCGTGCGGAACTTGTTCGGCGCGTCCGGCCCGGCGCTGGAGTTGAGGAAGTCGAGCGCGTTCTTCGCGTCCTGCGCGTCGATGATGAACGCGCCGCCCATGTACTGGACGTCGCGGAAGTTGCTGGCCGTGTTGAGCGTCGTGCTCGCGAAGTTCGGCCGCGCCTCGTTCGTGGTGGTGGTGAAGTTGTCCAGGCTCCCTTCCGGGAACAGGCCCCCTGGGGGCAGCGGCTGGAGGGGCGGCACCGGGACGACGGGCGCCCTGTCCGCGCGCGAGATGTGGAAGTCGCAGCCGTCATTCCAACTGGGGTCGTCCCACCGCCCGTTGTTCGGCGCGGGAGGCAGGTGCTTGTTGGTGGGCACGCACCGGTTGGGGGACTGCTTCGTGTCGTCGATGGCCAGGTACACCGTCACCGGGTGGTTGGCGTTGAAGCCGCCCGCTTCATTGGCCTGAAGCAGGCGCCACACCAGACCGTAGGCGGACAGGGTTCCGCAGCCCTGCTGGAACGTGGCCTGCTCCGGGATGATGAGCGCGCCCTGGCTGAAGGTGACGATGTCCGTCGCCGATGCGGGCAGGGATGCCAGCAACGCCAGCCCCAACAGGACTCGACGCGACGAAGAGGCTCCAAGGGAGGAGGGTGCCAAGGTTCCACCGGGGGTGAGGGCCTGTGGACCCCTCGGGTCAGGGGCCACCCCATGGCGTGTGCACACGGTGTGCCCCGGCATGGAGAGGTCCGTCTCCAGGGGAAGACCTGGAAAGAAACCGTGGCGTTGTGGGCAAGCGACGTCAGCGGCTACGCAAAGCTTGCGGGGTCCGCACGGGCTGCATAGCGCGAACTACTTAGTCGCCCAGCTTGCCGCCGCGGCCGGCCTTCTTCTCGGAGGTGCGCTTCTTCTCCTCCAGGCGGCGCCGCTTGGAGCCCAGCGTGGGACGGGTGGCCTTTCGCACCTTGGGGACGAACGTGAGGGCCTGGAGTCCCGCGCGCAGGCGGCGCACGGCGGTGTCCTTGTTCTGGGACTGGCTGCGGCGCTCGGTGGCGGTGACGGACAGCTCGGTGGGCGGGTGGGAGAGGCGCACGCCGCTGGCCGTGGTGTTGCGGTGCTGGCCGCCGGGCCCGGAGGCGATGAAGAACTCCACGTCGCACACCTTCAGCAGGGCCTCGTCATCCAGGGCGAGGGCCGCCCGGGCGGCCTGGCGTCGTGCGGGAGCGATGGGTGCGGTCGGCGTCATGGCAGTCCTCAAGGTAGCGCCCGGGGGACGCCTCCGGTACCGCCCACCTGACACCCGCGCGCCCACACCTCGCCCCGGTCCCTCCGCGCGTGGTCCGGGGGCCTCTCCAAATGAGTGGGAGGATTATCGATTTGAGAGTGCTTGGCGCCGGAGCTGGGATTCGCTTCAGGAATTCCCGTGGGTTGCGGGTGGCCTGAGGGTTGCTCTGGAGGGGGGTATCCACTCGCTGGACCCCTCCCGGAGGACTTCCCCATGGCCTACCAGACCTGGCAGCTCGACACGACCCACAGCACCGTTGGCTTCACGGTGCGGCACATGGTGGTCGCGAAGGTGCACGGCCGCTTCACGCGCTTCGAGGGCAAGCTCACGCTCAACGGCGACGACTTCACGAAGGCGTCGGTGGAGGTGAAGCTGGATGCGGCGAGCATCGACACCGGCGTGGAGGCGCGTGACAACCACCTGCGCTCGCCGGACTTCTTCGACGTGGCGGCGTTCCCGAAGCTCATCTTTCGCAGCCGGCGCGTGGAGGCCGTGAAGGACGGCCACTACCGCGTGGTGGGCGACCTGACGGTGCGCGACCAGACGCACGAGGTGACGTTGGACGCGGAGCTGCTGGGCCGCGCGAAGGACCCGTTCGGCACCGAGCGCATCGCGTTCCAGGCGACGACACACCTGGACCGCAAGCGGTTCGGGCTCACCTGGAACCAGGCGATGGAGGCGGGCGGCGTGCTGGTGGGCGAGCGCGTGGACATCCACCTGGACGTGCAGGCCGTCCCCGCCACGCAGCCGGCGGACAAGGCGGCGTGACGGCGGCGCGCTCCATGCGTGCGGCGGGAGCGCGCGGCGTGCAGTGAAACAAGCAGGAGGGAACACCCATGATCTACGTCCGGACCTCGGAAGCCCGGGGCCATGCCCACCACGGCTGGCTCGACACCCACCACACCTTCTCCTTCGCGGACTACTACGACCCGGACTTCATGGGGTTCCGCTCGCTGCGCGTCATCAACGAGGACACCGTCGCGGCGCGCCGGGGCTTTGGCAAGCACCCGCACCGGGACATGGAGATCCTCACGTACGTGGTGAGCGGCGCGGTGGAGCACCGCGACAGCATGGGCACGCAGTCGGTCATCCGGCCGGGCGAGGTGCAGCGCATGAGCGCGGGCACGGGCGTGCTGCACAGCGAGATGAACCCGCTGGATGAGCCCCTGCATCTGCTGCAGATCTGGCTGCTGCCGGAGCGCCAGGGCCTGCCGCCCGGCTACGAGCAGAAGCGCTTCGCGACCGAGGAGCGGCGGGGCCGCTTCCGCGTGGTGGCGTCGCGCGATGGGCGGGAGGGGTCGCTCACGGTGCACCAGGACGTGGTGCTGTCCGCCACGGAGCTGGGGGCTGGCGAGCGCGTGGAGTACGCGCTCGCGCCCGGCCGCCACGCGTGGCTCCAGATCATCCGGGGCGAGGCCACCCTCAACGGGGTGGCGCTCCAGGCCGGTGACGGCGCCGCCGTGTCGGAGGAGACGGCGCTGGCCTTCGCCGCGAAGGCGCCCACGGAGGCGCTGCTCTTCGACCTGGCGTGAGGCCCGCTTGAAGGCGCTCAGCTCTGGTTCACGTTGAACGTGAAGCCCGTCTTGGCGACGCGGCCGTCCGGCGCGGTGGCCACGAACTTCACGATGTAGGGCAGGCCGGTGAGCGAGCGATCCGGCAGGACGCGGATCTGCGCGGTCGTCTGACCTTCCTCCAGGGTGAGCGCGTCGGCCGTGAGGCGCTTGCTGGGCGTCTCGAGCGTGATGACGAGCGGGCCGGTGAAGCCCTCCGCGCGGGTCACGGTCACGGTCGTCACGCCGCGCTGGCCCGGGATGAGGTTCACCTGGCGGGGCTCCACGGCGATGGAGAAGTCCGGATTGGGCTCGGGCGGCTCCAGGAGGGCCACGGAGATGCCGCCGGTGGCGGTGACGTTGTTGGCCGGGTCCTCCGCGACGAGCTGCAGCGCGCGCACGCCGTAGTCCCGGGTGCTGGGCGACACGGTGAGG
Protein-coding sequences here:
- a CDS encoding peptide chain release factor-like protein gives rise to the protein MTPTAPIAPARRQAARAALALDDEALLKVCDVEFFIASGPGGQHRNTTASGVRLSHPPTELSVTATERRSQSQNKDTAVRRLRAGLQALTFVPKVRKATRPTLGSKRRRLEEKKRTSEKKAGRGGKLGD
- a CDS encoding YceI family protein, producing the protein MAYQTWQLDTTHSTVGFTVRHMVVAKVHGRFTRFEGKLTLNGDDFTKASVEVKLDAASIDTGVEARDNHLRSPDFFDVAAFPKLIFRSRRVEAVKDGHYRVVGDLTVRDQTHEVTLDAELLGRAKDPFGTERIAFQATTHLDRKRFGLTWNQAMEAGGVLVGERVDIHLDVQAVPATQPADKAA
- a CDS encoding pilus assembly protein, which encodes MGLALLASLPASATDIVTFSQGALIIPEQATFQQGCGTLSAYGLVWRLLQANEAGGFNANHPVTVYLAIDDTKQSPNRCVPTNKHLPPAPNNGRWDDPSWNDGCDFHISRADRAPVVPVPPLQPLPPGGLFPEGSLDNFTTTTNEARPNFASTTLNTASNFRDVQYMGGAFIIDAQDAKNALDFLNSSAGPDAPNKFRTTCSCDTFRNNSGCFYVRMHQATIEFNAPIGRRLNRVPPKIALLDRHDHDARDSSYVKGGMLDDYLRNAGLDFEGAGGCPQGTTTTCNLNRGRPGLIYDALHANADLISTASFPHGLLNAVDATTQRPRYRVFWAPHWEIGDSTRSEYSRNGDGATNQAENVLNNIAFFTNQRGNGLFAECASIWSYERTYRPDGALVQSSRFQGDGVFERNLLTNGATWNGRNCTDPDYRTESSPRPACVLYPNPGDPFSQMGDFRFNNVAGHTENYKTPYKDGVRRLAVSWTQYAPGDRYDNATQVAANAQRGHDFFSFNQKDNDPQKATIVYLAGHDFKGSVAGTRVVLNTLLNLGSEPLQSERTVSAPVALDDTNGSDTNGSRAVLFKTSYNAVTGYPPGADTYTPAQGSHWVFPYYPGTLRAHSLIGGDALSVGDNSLSDGTLWNADARMPAPGERNLFTYFGGEVTVNPPLGANRSAPHGVLQVGWVPEEVSGTRINKNFGASPNPGCVDVLKLSRATSRDGTFRFDFVRGSDGICDLQQATQYSPQLGGTDFGLTNEVVNKIQLTTDFNAVAMMLQRVRGYCYATVSGRDGAGETPILEPSNSQCNNDAADNRAHLGGFIHSSPVVVPASAHVLDRDNPRPTVAYAAGLDGQLHAFYVSGGARYNGPLENLQFPNPDATLRFKTDFAQRFRSGTPPAPGTELWSFLPATQLVGLRNNTARVNSAPAVFDVFADFVGTGRREWHTVLVANVGQTGRDLFALDVTNPLKPVLLWHLVGSHYATSSAPHSAVALADRGQGGMDWTYTWDEDTSAFQLPPRADAGRQPSGLYDYSGLGGSRGLSVGVGRLGMEPVYAVFVASSSSGAPPVAGSPGSAAKGVQVFAIDVATGQKLWQWQKPYSTSVDNSAPAAPTVAQDLNGAARLYVGDMEGRLWELDASTGINVNVARMGPACSEAAPCKYAAMNIGGLPATSQPISTNVGLARIPRDATNASAFGPYKGKTVALVGTAGMDWVPDSVAGRFHALLLDPELRLPLGMDGRRLDGAPLSAGLAHSEATSYGVLQEPSPFPLIFSAPEHVYGNITIAGRTAYFSTAEESINDPMLLSASVRGRTYSIDLGNTGTSQRAITPMSGSSLANYGGVAVYHRDNGGTSQDYVVGAEVSALRVTRIDNTTNAGASSPNAKDSVNGENGVLYQLLNWSQRFFE
- a CDS encoding pirin family protein translates to MIYVRTSEARGHAHHGWLDTHHTFSFADYYDPDFMGFRSLRVINEDTVAARRGFGKHPHRDMEILTYVVSGAVEHRDSMGTQSVIRPGEVQRMSAGTGVLHSEMNPLDEPLHLLQIWLLPERQGLPPGYEQKRFATEERRGRFRVVASRDGREGSLTVHQDVVLSATELGAGERVEYALAPGRHAWLQIIRGEATLNGVALQAGDGAAVSEETALAFAAKAPTEALLFDLA